One Helianthus annuus cultivar XRQ/B chromosome 12, HanXRQr2.0-SUNRISE, whole genome shotgun sequence genomic region harbors:
- the LOC110943741 gene encoding uncharacterized protein LOC110943741: protein MDFNRHENMPNDFENIPNDQEMQDAFMDPPLCPQITIKVREKWLVLKNLREVMTPAVETAIRQTCFGPFLDNRCTICDSLLLYGVAQLQIPTPFPRIGISYKLGGQLFTFTPKQFCLITGIRFGHSSWSPIDHPNSFRNKYFGAGSTVNFGQIMNMFGNISQFNDADRTRICLLMLIGQDFLGWQKTNAVDNMILDLVDNLEEFRQYPWGNYFWESTYSAIYNLCNRKMDEAKGFSLAGFVWPFKMWVLETFPHFKNSREWYQCETIPRFLGWKEGKKFMRSSVDSLLQTAANKREFRPSLVILPTQHELQSAWYLSSSDYLDAERRMYASAMPGEIPVERATEIPIQMHTEIPIQMPTGFTGQNQPEMQAAPGVVTQEQLASVMGALFGPDGTNEGYNPTTDRDEIPQQNFVPPTTPFRSNYENDLISQFKSVLDERLLENNRRLTNMFMGEFSQSYRCSPKQKTVRTPVTVRTPKEEAHTQSDNAVADSFINYDNAYHVSMSPMVNEDFNEDPEIIKLRRSERLVKPAAAVLSPYVAYKRLKDRKAKSTGIQIAAVNIFPY from the exons ATGGACTTCAACCGACACGAGAACATGCCGAATGATTTCGAGAATATTCCAAACGACCAAGAGATGCAAGATGCTTTCATGGACCCCCCTTTGTGCCCG CAAATAACTATTAAAGTACGAGAGAAGTGGTTGGTTTTAAAAAATTTGCGTGAAGTGATGACTCCGGCGGTTGAAACAGCTATTAGGCAGACTTGTTTCGGTCCATTTTTAGATAATAGGTGCACCATATGCGATAGCCTTCTTTTATATGGCGTTGCACAACTACAAATACCGACGCCTTTTCCCCGTATTGGGATTTCGTATAAACTAGGAGGGCAGCTATTTACATTCACCCCGAAACAGTTTTGTTTAATAACGGGGATACGTTTTGGGCACAGTTCCTGGTCACCTATAGACCATCCGAACTCATTTAGGAACAAATACTTTGGAGCTGGATCAACTGTTAATTTTGGCCAAATAATGAACATGTTCGGGAACATTAGCCAGTTTAATGATGCTGACCGCACGAGGATATGCCTTCTAATGCTAATCGGTCAAGATTTTTTGGGTTGGCAAAAAACCAATGCAGTTGATAATATGATTTTAGACCTTGTGGATAACTTAGAAGAATTCAGACAATATCCATGGGGTAATTATTTTTGGGAAAGTACTTATAGTGCTATATACAATTTGTGCAATCGGAAAATGGATGAAGCTAAAGGTTTTTCTTTAGCTGGATTTGTGTGGCCGTTCAAG ATGTGGGTGTTGGAGACTTTTCCTCATTTTAAGAATTCAAGGGAATGGTATCAATGTGAGACGATTCCAAGATTTTTGGGATGGAAAGAAGGCAAGAAGTTTATGAGGAGCAGTGTCGATTCATTGCTACAAACAGCTGCAAAC AAACGTGAATTTAGGCCGTCTTTGGTTATATTGCCAACTCAACATGAGTTGCAAAGCGCGTGGTATTTGTCTAGTTCAGATTATTTAGACGCTGAACGTCGGATGTATGCCAGTGCAATGCCGGGCGAGATTCCGGTTGAAAGGGCCACAGAAATACCCATTCAAATGCACACAGAAATACCCATTCAAATGCCCACAGGATTCACGGGTCAAAATCAACCAGAAATGCAGGCCGCCCCAGGTGTCGTCACACAAGAACAGCTTGCGTCTGTAATGGGGGCTCTGTTTGGTCCCGATGGGACGAATGAAGGTTATAATCCGACAACGGATCGAGATGAGATTCCACAACAGAATTTTGTTCCCCCCACGACCCCGTTTCGATCAAATTACGAGAATGATCTGATTTCACAGTTTAAATCAGTCTTGGACGAGAGGCTGCTAGAGAACAACCGGAGACTTACCAATATGTTCATGGGAGAGTTTTCTCAATCATATCGATGTTCTCCAAAGCAAAAAACGGTCAGGACTCCGGTGACCGTACGAACACCAAAAGAAGAGGCACACACTCAGAGTGATAAT GCTGTTGCCGATTCATTTATCAATTACGATAATGCCTACCACGTCTCTATGAGCCCGATGGTGAATGAAGATTTT AATGAGGATCCTGAAATAATCAAACTGAGACGATCCGAAAGGCTTGTAAAGCCCGCAGCAGCTGTGCTATCCCCGTATGTGGCTTACAAAAGATTGAAAGATAGAAAAGCCAAAAG CACTGGTATCCAAATTGCGGCAGTAAACATCTTTCCCTACTAG
- the LOC110943742 gene encoding protein FAR1-RELATED SEQUENCE 8-like, with product MVFVAIGAAIRTFICNLRPVVIIDAAHLKGEFKGTLFLAVGMDGNNQILPISYGIGKSEDGESWTWFLSKLKECIGEIPEMAIISDRANSIHLAVRNVFPHVYHGLCCRHLMMNLRLPSDKKKRK from the exons ATGGTCTTTGTCGCGATTGGTGCTGCG aTTCGTACCTTTATATGCAATTTAAGACCGGTGGTGATCATTGATGCTGCACACCTAAAGGGTGAATTTAAAGGGACATTATTTTTAGCGGTTGGGATGGATGGAAACAACCAAATTTTACCAATTTCCTATGGAATAGGAAAATCAGAGGATGGTGAATCTTGGACATGGTTTCTGTCAAAGCTTAAAGAATGTATCGGTGAAATACCTGAAATGGCCATAATTTCGGATAGAGCGAATTCTATACATCTGGCTGTTAGAAACGTCTTTCCACATGTTTATCATGGGTTATGCTGTCGTCATTTAATGATGAACCTACGTTTACCCtctgataaaaaaaaaagaaaatga